In Myxococcales bacterium, the following proteins share a genomic window:
- a CDS encoding MFS transporter — protein MSFGGRIRDANIVRIYATILALGISYGVVISLIAVFLDGRGFGKQAIGSLAAWFAGGIALAALPVGALVRKYSAKSVLVACLLGYACAVAAFPFVGGYAGIAAVRTLDGAFSAGVWVSSETILLTRAPSKDKAFVTSLYAISLALGYVIGPLLARAFVAVAPLPFAFVLSAAIALGAALFVLARLDGDTRASDPRDEQEHDTPRTTPATLVLWRIKTSCLATFSYGYFQASVVLFLPLFLIQERGIDKTQTILIPAFFAAGMLLFSNFAGRLGDRFGHLLVMRVLGSVGMLMVLGFALIETYPVMCAAVFVAGASLASISPLSLALQGVVSLPADVSRATAFYNAFYAAGMLLGPPVSSALFAQRGGASMLYHLTALWLAFVAFTLVFRRDDPARAALAVPSG, from the coding sequence ATGAGCTTTGGCGGTCGCATCCGAGACGCGAACATCGTGCGCATCTACGCCACGATCCTGGCACTCGGGATTTCGTACGGCGTCGTGATCTCGTTGATCGCGGTGTTCCTGGACGGGCGCGGCTTCGGCAAACAGGCCATCGGCTCACTGGCGGCTTGGTTTGCTGGCGGCATCGCGCTGGCCGCCCTTCCCGTCGGGGCGCTGGTCCGAAAGTACTCCGCCAAGTCCGTGCTCGTGGCTTGCCTGCTCGGGTACGCTTGCGCCGTCGCCGCGTTTCCGTTCGTGGGTGGCTACGCAGGCATCGCCGCCGTTCGCACGCTGGACGGCGCGTTTTCAGCAGGAGTGTGGGTGAGCTCGGAGACGATCCTGCTGACCCGCGCTCCCTCCAAAGACAAAGCCTTCGTCACGAGCCTGTACGCCATCTCGCTGGCGCTGGGCTACGTCATCGGTCCGCTCTTGGCGCGGGCTTTCGTCGCCGTCGCGCCGCTCCCGTTTGCGTTCGTGCTCTCGGCCGCGATCGCCCTGGGGGCCGCGCTGTTCGTGCTCGCTCGACTGGACGGCGACACGCGCGCGAGCGACCCGCGTGACGAGCAAGAGCACGACACGCCGCGAACCACGCCAGCAACTCTGGTGCTGTGGCGGATCAAGACCAGCTGCCTCGCAACCTTCAGCTACGGTTACTTCCAGGCCAGCGTGGTCTTGTTCCTGCCACTCTTCTTGATTCAAGAGCGGGGCATCGACAAGACTCAGACGATTCTGATCCCCGCCTTCTTCGCCGCCGGGATGCTCTTGTTCTCGAATTTTGCGGGCCGCCTCGGTGATCGTTTCGGACATCTTCTGGTGATGCGCGTGCTCGGCAGCGTCGGCATGCTGATGGTCCTCGGTTTTGCGCTGATCGAGACCTATCCGGTCATGTGCGCTGCGGTCTTCGTCGCGGGGGCCTCGCTCGCGAGCATTTCTCCGTTGAGCCTGGCGCTCCAGGGGGTGGTGAGTCTCCCGGCCGACGTGAGCCGCGCTACGGCCTTCTACAATGCGTTCTATGCCGCCGGTATGTTGCTCGGACCGCCGGTCTCGAGCGCACTCTTCGCTCAACGCGGGGGTGCGTCGATGCTCTACCATCTGACGGCCCTGTGGCTCGCGTTCGTGGCCTTCACGCTGGTGTTTCGCCGCGACGACCCGGCGCGGGCGGCGCTCGCGGTCCCGTCGGGCTGA
- the amrA gene encoding AmmeMemoRadiSam system protein A gives MSTLDDIGPELVPLARRAIGTFLAEQRFVRAERAGAPAAGVFVTLRRQDGSLRGCIGSIHPVERDVLAETVRSAVLAATRDPRFEPVTPAELGGLSIEVSVLGPDEPAELADLDPRRYGVIVSDAHGRRGLLLPGIEGIDDVGTQVGIARQKAGIEAGQPLVLRRFCVTKLHE, from the coding sequence ATGTCCACGCTCGACGACATCGGCCCCGAGCTCGTGCCCCTCGCGCGACGTGCCATTGGAACCTTCCTGGCCGAACAGCGCTTCGTCCGCGCAGAACGCGCGGGGGCGCCAGCCGCGGGTGTGTTCGTCACCTTGCGCCGGCAGGACGGAAGCCTCCGCGGGTGCATCGGGTCGATTCACCCAGTAGAGCGGGACGTGCTCGCGGAGACCGTGCGCAGCGCCGTGCTCGCCGCCACGCGAGATCCGCGCTTCGAACCCGTCACCCCAGCAGAGCTCGGCGGGCTATCGATCGAGGTGAGCGTGCTCGGGCCCGACGAGCCAGCGGAGCTCGCCGACCTCGATCCCCGAAGATACGGCGTCATCGTCAGTGACGCGCACGGACGCCGTGGGCTGCTCTTGCCCGGCATCGAGGGCATCGACGACGTTGGCACGCAGGTGGGCATTGCCCGCCAGAAGGCCGGCATCGAAGCCGGTCAGCCGCTGGTTCTGCGGCGGTTTTGCGTCACGAAGCTGCACGAGTAG
- a CDS encoding Spy/CpxP family protein refolding chaperone, with amino-acid sequence MKKLNLRNRTLLGCAAALFLVACSEEVPSDKIPEGTAQEPAVEAPKVETPRAVASPEGRHGMRGPGGPAFLLRAALDKLELRPEQKTIIEGLMVELKQARPMDSAAHRAFEQALASGVRAGKLDAATLAPHFTALERDATTMSQRVHTALNKLHQTLDADQRKQLVAEVQKRHEKGFGKHAGRRMGFGPPPGMDEPGCAPGADGADNEAGEDGAEARPHRRHGGPGFSRHAGPGLGMLRDLELTDAQKTALRAAHDAKREERGDWKAGMEKHQEARKALLTAFATDTFDATKLVASAEVAERAHRQAEGHVEQLRVLMGVLEPAQREKLAARVEQGPPRDKP; translated from the coding sequence ATGAAGAAGCTGAACCTGAGAAACCGAACGTTGCTGGGCTGCGCCGCCGCGCTCTTTTTGGTCGCTTGTTCTGAGGAGGTACCGAGCGACAAGATCCCCGAGGGGACCGCGCAGGAACCGGCGGTCGAGGCCCCCAAGGTGGAGACTCCGCGGGCAGTGGCCTCGCCGGAAGGGCGACACGGCATGCGGGGCCCCGGCGGCCCGGCCTTCTTGCTCCGCGCGGCGCTCGACAAACTCGAGCTCCGGCCCGAGCAGAAGACCATCATCGAAGGGCTGATGGTAGAGCTGAAACAAGCGCGCCCGATGGACAGCGCGGCGCACCGTGCTTTCGAACAAGCGCTCGCGTCCGGCGTACGAGCGGGCAAGCTCGACGCTGCAACGCTCGCGCCGCATTTCACCGCGCTCGAGCGCGACGCCACGACGATGAGCCAGCGTGTGCACACGGCACTGAACAAGCTGCACCAGACCTTGGACGCCGACCAGCGCAAGCAGCTGGTCGCCGAGGTCCAGAAACGCCACGAGAAGGGCTTTGGCAAACACGCGGGTCGCCGCATGGGGTTTGGGCCTCCGCCGGGCATGGATGAGCCCGGGTGTGCGCCGGGAGCGGACGGCGCTGACAACGAGGCCGGAGAGGACGGCGCCGAGGCGCGCCCCCACCGCCGACACGGGGGGCCCGGGTTCTCGCGTCATGCGGGTCCAGGTCTTGGCATGCTGCGCGATCTCGAGCTGACGGACGCTCAGAAGACCGCGCTCCGTGCGGCGCACGACGCCAAGCGCGAGGAACGCGGCGACTGGAAGGCCGGCATGGAAAAACATCAGGAGGCGAGGAAAGCGCTCCTCACTGCCTTCGCGACCGACACGTTCGACGCGACGAAGTTGGTTGCCTCTGCGGAGGTGGCCGAGCGCGCTCACCGTCAAGCGGAAGGCCATGTCGAGCAGCTGCGGGTCCTGATGGGAGTGCTCGAGCCAGCGCAGCGGGAGAAGCTGGCCGCGCGGGTCGAACAAGGCCCGCCCCGCGACAAACCATGA
- a CDS encoding PaaX family transcriptional regulator: MVLRPQALVLDLLSAVGGEPMPVRALVRAAEGLGISGNALRVALTRLLAQGKLEQSSRGYYGLASGARAVQEHVAAWSRLEERMTPWRGGWVVLHVAGLPRANQRRRQRALRFLGFAELGPSLQVRPDNLTGGVAGVRFALSGLGLEPEAVVASLGELDSATESRARSLWDGRSLERQYDKLSRSLELSGARLESLPIDRALAECFSLGGRAIRQLAFDPLLPEPIVRAEPRVALVREMRAYDRKGRRVWRRFLRAERAPLIESLLELTKGEVFA; encoded by the coding sequence GTGGTGCTCCGACCGCAGGCCCTGGTGCTCGATCTGCTCTCGGCGGTGGGCGGAGAGCCCATGCCGGTGCGCGCGCTCGTGCGCGCTGCGGAGGGGCTGGGCATCTCGGGCAACGCGCTCCGGGTCGCGCTGACTCGGCTGCTGGCCCAAGGCAAGCTGGAGCAGAGCTCGCGGGGATACTACGGGCTCGCGAGCGGCGCGCGGGCCGTGCAAGAGCACGTTGCGGCGTGGTCGAGGCTCGAGGAGCGCATGACGCCGTGGCGCGGGGGCTGGGTGGTGCTTCACGTCGCTGGGCTGCCGCGAGCAAACCAGCGGCGCCGACAACGCGCGCTCCGGTTTCTCGGCTTCGCCGAGCTGGGCCCGTCGCTGCAGGTGCGGCCGGACAACCTCACCGGCGGTGTTGCCGGCGTTCGGTTCGCCCTGAGCGGACTCGGCCTCGAGCCCGAGGCAGTGGTCGCAAGCCTCGGCGAGCTCGATTCCGCGACGGAGTCCCGCGCGCGCAGCTTGTGGGACGGGCGCAGCCTCGAGCGGCAGTATGACAAACTCTCGCGCTCGCTCGAGCTGAGTGGTGCGCGACTGGAGAGCTTGCCGATCGACCGGGCCCTCGCCGAGTGTTTCAGCCTGGGCGGGCGTGCCATTCGGCAGCTGGCCTTTGATCCGCTGTTGCCCGAGCCCATCGTGCGGGCCGAACCGCGCGTTGCCCTGGTGCGGGAGATGCGCGCTTACGATCGCAAGGGCCGCCGCGTGTGGCGGCGGTTCCTGAGGGCCGAACGGGCCCCGCTGATCGAGTCGCTGCTGGAGCTGACAAAAGGGGAGGTTTTTGCATGA
- a CDS encoding radical SAM protein, producing MKLPMYSRPVAYDRLGAEPPQRFPGAMLNVTNRCNLTCSHCFVYTDGNPNDPSHDIPDDELLAELVRVRDRHGLFGMLWMGGEPMLRWRLLERGVKLFQRNVITTNGTVGLKDFGASVTYVVSLDGPQDLNDKVRGEGVYARAKRTINAVPDDFVPTLQLQCVVTKENQDRLEELVLDFVDSQADGLVFSFHVPNEGEVSELAWRDVEEREAAVERVLELKRRYPTFVWNSTRALELMRPATARLVTDRCPAVKTVLPLYVEAGAFTNPKCCYGNNADCDRCGGWVVFAHAAKLEGPWDAIVPPTEAASPLAMYFMTA from the coding sequence ATGAAACTGCCGATGTATTCCCGGCCTGTCGCCTACGATCGCCTGGGTGCGGAGCCGCCCCAGCGGTTTCCGGGCGCGATGCTCAACGTCACGAACCGCTGCAACCTCACCTGCTCTCACTGCTTCGTCTACACCGACGGCAACCCGAACGACCCGTCTCACGACATCCCCGACGACGAGCTCTTGGCCGAGCTCGTGCGGGTGCGTGACCGGCATGGATTGTTCGGCATGCTCTGGATGGGCGGCGAGCCCATGCTGCGCTGGCGACTGCTCGAGCGTGGCGTGAAGTTGTTTCAGCGCAACGTCATCACCACCAACGGCACGGTTGGTCTCAAGGACTTCGGTGCCAGTGTGACGTATGTCGTTTCGCTGGATGGGCCTCAGGATCTGAACGACAAGGTGCGCGGGGAGGGGGTCTACGCCCGAGCGAAGCGCACCATCAACGCGGTTCCGGACGACTTCGTGCCCACGCTGCAGTTGCAGTGTGTCGTGACCAAGGAGAATCAGGACCGACTCGAGGAGCTGGTGCTCGACTTCGTCGATTCCCAGGCCGACGGCCTGGTGTTTTCGTTCCACGTGCCCAACGAGGGTGAGGTCTCGGAGCTGGCGTGGCGCGACGTGGAGGAGCGCGAAGCGGCGGTGGAGCGTGTGCTCGAGCTCAAACGCCGCTACCCGACCTTCGTCTGGAACTCGACGCGGGCGCTGGAGCTGATGCGGCCGGCGACGGCGCGCCTGGTCACCGATCGCTGCCCGGCGGTCAAGACCGTGCTCCCGCTCTACGTCGAGGCAGGCGCCTTCACCAACCCCAAGTGCTGCTACGGCAACAACGCGGACTGTGATCGCTGCGGCGGTTGGGTGGTGTTTGCCCACGCGGCAAAGCTGGAGGGACCCTGGGATGCCATCGTGCCGCCGACCGAGGCTGCGAGCCCGCTCGCGATGTATTTCATGACGGCGTGA
- a CDS encoding four helix bundle protein: protein MNSASLPHHRLLAWHLAAELVRLVFAIRISDADDRRETRRAAKSCARNVAEGAGRTSRADKARVYAIARGECGECVASIELAGATGACAAADVERVTALGSRLSGMLYRLSLAGRG from the coding sequence ATGAACTCAGCATCGCTTCCTCATCACCGACTGTTGGCCTGGCACCTCGCGGCCGAGCTCGTGCGGCTCGTGTTCGCGATCCGCATCTCGGACGCAGATGATCGGCGCGAAACCCGCAGGGCCGCCAAGAGCTGCGCACGCAACGTTGCCGAAGGGGCCGGGCGAACGTCGCGCGCCGACAAGGCTCGCGTCTACGCCATCGCTCGCGGCGAGTGCGGCGAGTGCGTGGCCAGCATCGAGCTCGCGGGTGCGACCGGGGCCTGTGCGGCCGCCGACGTCGAGCGCGTGACGGCGCTCGGGAGCCGACTGTCGGGCATGCTCTATCGCCTGAGTCTGGCCGGGCGCGGGTGA
- a CDS encoding sulfatase, producing MDALADPAASDEPRISPAFAHVLAWSGVGAVDSVVFALRPPSGGGLSARLLHLGFELGHVAAIAVVGALLALAFRRLRMRPIAGRLLHAALITPLLALALRPDFRSFAERKGNPSLALGLALGFALAVPIAGALGSLVARGRLRVLGLGVGLAVLGLHHAVLQGGYPGVHLGLVLGAATLATAALIGATLPAWLSLSRRMAVVAGVMGSCAGVLSLGLWPPPPVIIEAFEVPGTFLFPFLARGRASVARGVVVSPEVAAAYVAPAYLAKAPGRPAIPASSPRLAPRLPIVILITIDALRAEVLDETVAAGRTPNLTRIAHSSVAFRQARVPGASTRNSLGSIFASKLSCQLGWAMDPRFGRSLRRDPSPRIPDLMRQAGLFTLHLASFPALGDGSGLVGRFDSERLVTPRRPGQKYALSDRMVDELLAEIDTRAAGAQFAYAHLMDPHEPYDAAGLSGSAYERWWGEVALVDRELGRLDSELARRGLAERVILVVSSDHGEGFGQHGIPNHGVSLYDVLVRVPFLIRVPGVMPRVVDDTVSLLDLAPTLADLVGVETPGEMLGESLVPYLRGHTPRLVRPVAADQVNVKMMVLGRFKVMLDERKRTREVYDLRSDPGETRNLVGLLAGEDTRMLGAMSLFFQAQAMTLEPSGDDE from the coding sequence GTGGACGCACTCGCCGATCCCGCCGCCAGCGACGAGCCCCGGATTTCGCCGGCGTTTGCCCATGTGCTCGCGTGGTCGGGGGTCGGTGCCGTCGACTCCGTCGTGTTCGCCCTGCGACCGCCATCGGGCGGGGGCCTGAGCGCGCGCCTGCTGCATCTGGGGTTCGAGCTGGGCCACGTCGCCGCCATCGCCGTCGTCGGCGCGCTGCTCGCGCTCGCGTTTCGTCGGCTCCGCATGCGGCCGATCGCGGGTCGCTTGCTGCACGCTGCGCTGATCACTCCGCTGCTGGCGTTGGCGCTCAGGCCCGACTTCCGCTCGTTTGCCGAGCGCAAGGGCAATCCGAGTCTGGCGCTGGGCCTGGCGCTCGGGTTTGCGCTCGCCGTGCCGATTGCAGGCGCGCTCGGCAGTCTCGTTGCGCGCGGTCGTCTGCGGGTGCTGGGGCTCGGCGTCGGGCTCGCCGTCCTGGGTCTACACCACGCCGTGCTGCAGGGAGGCTACCCGGGCGTGCACCTCGGCCTGGTCCTTGGGGCGGCCACGCTGGCGACCGCCGCGCTGATCGGCGCGACGCTGCCGGCGTGGCTCTCTCTGTCGCGTCGGATGGCGGTCGTTGCCGGTGTGATGGGTTCATGTGCCGGTGTGCTGAGCCTCGGGCTCTGGCCGCCGCCCCCGGTGATCATCGAGGCCTTCGAGGTGCCTGGGACGTTTCTGTTTCCCTTCCTCGCCCGCGGTCGGGCGTCGGTGGCCCGGGGTGTGGTCGTGTCCCCCGAGGTCGCGGCAGCCTACGTCGCGCCCGCGTACCTCGCGAAAGCGCCGGGTCGGCCGGCCATCCCCGCGAGCTCTCCGCGGCTCGCCCCGCGCCTCCCGATCGTGATCCTGATCACCATCGACGCGCTGCGCGCGGAGGTGCTGGACGAGACTGTCGCGGCTGGGCGAACCCCGAACCTGACCCGCATCGCGCACTCGAGCGTCGCGTTCCGTCAGGCTCGGGTGCCGGGCGCGTCGACCCGGAACTCGCTGGGTTCGATCTTCGCCTCCAAGCTCTCGTGTCAGCTCGGCTGGGCCATGGACCCCCGGTTTGGACGCAGCTTGCGCCGAGATCCCTCGCCGCGCATCCCCGACTTGATGCGCCAGGCGGGACTCTTCACCCTCCACCTCGCGAGTTTTCCGGCGCTCGGCGACGGTTCGGGACTGGTCGGGCGCTTCGACTCCGAACGCTTGGTCACACCCCGCCGACCGGGGCAAAAATATGCCCTCAGCGACCGCATGGTCGACGAACTGTTGGCGGAGATCGATACACGCGCCGCGGGCGCGCAGTTCGCCTATGCGCACCTGATGGATCCCCACGAGCCGTACGACGCTGCCGGGCTGAGTGGCTCCGCCTACGAACGCTGGTGGGGTGAGGTGGCGCTGGTGGATCGGGAGCTCGGACGACTGGATTCGGAGCTCGCGCGGCGGGGGCTCGCGGAGCGGGTGATCCTGGTCGTCAGCAGTGATCACGGCGAGGGCTTCGGTCAGCACGGCATTCCGAACCATGGAGTCTCGCTGTACGACGTGCTGGTGCGGGTGCCATTTCTGATCCGCGTGCCGGGTGTCATGCCACGTGTCGTCGACGACACGGTTTCGTTGCTCGATCTCGCGCCGACGCTGGCCGATCTGGTCGGCGTGGAGACACCCGGAGAGATGCTGGGAGAGAGCTTGGTACCGTACCTGCGCGGCCACACCCCGCGACTCGTTCGGCCCGTCGCCGCCGATCAGGTGAACGTGAAGATGATGGTGCTCGGTCGTTTCAAGGTGATGCTGGACGAACGCAAACGCACGCGCGAGGTCTACGATCTTCGCTCGGATCCCGGCGAGACCCGCAACCTCGTGGGACTGCTCGCCGGGGAAGACACACGCATGCTCGGCGCGATGTCGTTGTTCTTCCAGGCCCAGGCCATGACGCTCGAGCCGTCGGGCGACGACGAGTGA
- a CDS encoding acyltransferase, whose product MRASRSLTTIILGFAAPLVMAGGCNKCQKDEAPPPLPTATATETPDAALVLEVEDAAPDAPEDADADAKKVGGGSSASMKKCCQAVSQNAENAPEPTKTYMKQMAAACFAAAASGTGWAGGGFSCK is encoded by the coding sequence ATGCGAGCATCCCGATCTCTCACGACAATCATCCTTGGTTTCGCGGCTCCGCTGGTGATGGCGGGCGGCTGCAACAAGTGCCAGAAGGACGAGGCGCCACCTCCGCTGCCCACGGCCACGGCCACCGAGACACCCGACGCAGCCCTGGTGCTCGAGGTGGAGGACGCGGCCCCCGACGCCCCCGAGGACGCCGACGCGGATGCAAAGAAGGTCGGCGGCGGCAGCTCGGCCAGCATGAAGAAGTGTTGCCAGGCGGTCTCGCAGAACGCGGAGAACGCACCCGAGCCAACCAAGACCTACATGAAACAGATGGCGGCAGCCTGTTTCGCCGCAGCCGCGTCTGGTACCGGCTGGGCCGGCGGCGGCTTCAGCTGCAAGTGA
- the hutH gene encoding histidine ammonia-lyase — protein MQLGTWLTPEDLGQVARGLRPVELCAAARERVIGSRRAIEQIAAAGDEAPRVYGVNTGFGALAETRINSAEVRRLQRNLVRSHSTGVGPDMPEAAVRGMMLLRAQTLALGHSGVRPVVIELLLGMLGRNVVPRVPAQGSVGASGDLAPLAHLALVMIGEGEARLAGVLMTGAEALAGAGLTPLELEAKEGLALINGTQFMTSYGVLALCDAEQLLRIADVAGAMSLDALKGSARPFEDRLMKLRPHPGQARVAENLRKLLADSAIMESHHDCNKVQDPYSLRCMPQVHGASRDALAWVREVLEREINSATDNPSVFVADDGSADVVSGGNFHGQPVAYALDLAAIALAELGNISERRVEQLVNPALSSGLTPFLAKNSGLESGFMIAQVASASLVSENKVLCHPASVDSIPSSAGREDHVSMGSIGARKLEQVVENVRRCLAIELMTAAQGLEQRLPLRGGRGVEAARGAVRQVVAPLDDDRPLYRDIEAVVGLIRDGSMVEAVAGAISGLG, from the coding sequence GTGCAGCTCGGCACGTGGCTGACTCCGGAGGACCTGGGGCAGGTCGCCCGAGGACTGCGCCCGGTCGAGCTGTGCGCTGCCGCGCGTGAGCGTGTGATCGGGTCACGGCGTGCGATCGAGCAGATCGCGGCCGCCGGGGACGAAGCACCCCGGGTCTACGGCGTGAACACCGGTTTTGGCGCGCTGGCGGAGACCCGCATCAACTCTGCTGAAGTGCGGCGCTTGCAACGCAATCTGGTCCGCAGCCACTCGACGGGTGTGGGGCCGGACATGCCGGAGGCCGCCGTTCGCGGCATGATGTTGCTCCGCGCGCAGACGCTCGCTCTCGGTCACTCGGGGGTGCGCCCTGTGGTCATCGAACTGTTGCTCGGCATGCTCGGACGGAACGTCGTGCCGCGTGTGCCAGCGCAGGGCTCCGTCGGTGCGTCCGGTGATCTGGCGCCGCTGGCTCATCTGGCGCTGGTGATGATCGGCGAAGGTGAGGCGCGACTGGCAGGCGTGCTCATGACCGGCGCGGAGGCGCTGGCCGGCGCGGGACTGACGCCGCTCGAGCTCGAGGCCAAGGAAGGGCTGGCGCTGATCAACGGCACGCAGTTCATGACGTCGTACGGCGTCCTCGCGCTGTGCGACGCGGAGCAGCTCTTGCGGATCGCGGATGTTGCCGGCGCCATGAGCCTGGACGCGCTCAAGGGCTCTGCGCGACCGTTCGAAGACCGCCTGATGAAGCTGCGACCCCACCCGGGCCAGGCCAGGGTCGCCGAGAACCTGCGCAAGCTGCTGGCCGACAGCGCGATCATGGAGAGCCACCACGACTGCAACAAGGTGCAAGATCCGTATTCCCTCCGCTGCATGCCGCAGGTGCATGGGGCGTCGCGGGATGCGCTCGCCTGGGTGCGCGAGGTGCTGGAGCGGGAGATCAACAGCGCCACGGACAACCCCAGCGTGTTCGTGGCCGACGATGGCAGCGCCGATGTGGTCAGCGGGGGGAACTTCCACGGCCAGCCGGTGGCCTACGCTCTGGATCTGGCGGCCATTGCGCTGGCCGAGCTCGGGAACATCAGCGAGCGGCGGGTCGAGCAGCTGGTCAATCCGGCGTTGTCGAGCGGGCTCACGCCGTTCTTGGCCAAGAACAGCGGACTCGAGAGCGGTTTCATGATCGCTCAGGTCGCCAGCGCTTCGCTGGTGAGCGAGAACAAGGTGCTGTGCCATCCGGCCAGCGTGGATTCGATTCCGTCGAGCGCGGGTCGAGAGGATCACGTCAGCATGGGCAGCATCGGCGCGCGCAAGCTGGAGCAGGTGGTCGAGAACGTGCGGCGCTGTCTGGCGATCGAGCTGATGACCGCGGCGCAGGGACTCGAGCAGCGGTTGCCGCTGCGCGGTGGGCGCGGGGTCGAGGCGGCGCGCGGGGCGGTGCGCCAGGTGGTCGCGCCGCTCGATGACGACCGGCCGCTCTATCGCGACATCGAGGCGGTGGTGGGGTTGATTCGGGATGGGTCGATGGTGGAGGCGGTGGCGGGGGCGATTTCGGGGTTGGGGTAG
- a CDS encoding DUF4349 domain-containing protein — protein sequence MQNHRRLVASLVLSILLATAVSACKKDGSFGGAPSAAAAPAEPSSGVDVAKLNRKLIRNAELSVTVASPSLAQSEALKIAAANGGYLAQSEVRGQHGDDGEEPAEVEVVLRVASDKLDAALDALGRLGKRVGSEKITSRDVTEEWIDVDARIRTQKKLEEQYLEILKGASKVDDLLSVQKQLAEVRGELEKLEGKKRLLDNQIELSTITVTFHGERPLVAISSGAFGRAAKQAGADAVNVGAAIVTGGIRLFGVLLPVALLIFLPLLLLGRVIVRRFVGQKPAHA from the coding sequence ATGCAAAACCATCGTCGCCTCGTCGCCAGTCTCGTGCTCTCGATTCTCTTGGCCACCGCCGTCTCGGCCTGCAAGAAGGACGGCTCCTTCGGCGGTGCCCCCTCTGCCGCCGCAGCCCCTGCCGAGCCGAGCTCCGGCGTCGACGTGGCCAAGCTCAACCGTAAGCTGATCAGGAACGCCGAGCTGTCGGTAACGGTGGCGTCCCCGAGTCTCGCGCAGAGCGAGGCGCTGAAGATCGCAGCGGCGAACGGCGGATACCTGGCCCAGAGTGAGGTCAGGGGACAGCACGGCGACGATGGCGAAGAGCCCGCGGAGGTCGAGGTCGTGCTGCGAGTTGCCAGCGACAAACTCGACGCCGCGCTGGACGCCCTCGGCCGGCTGGGCAAACGCGTCGGGAGCGAGAAGATCACCAGTCGCGACGTCACCGAGGAGTGGATCGACGTCGATGCCCGGATCCGCACCCAGAAGAAGCTGGAAGAGCAGTACCTGGAGATCCTGAAGGGTGCCAGCAAGGTCGACGACCTCCTGAGCGTGCAGAAGCAGCTCGCCGAGGTGCGCGGAGAGCTCGAGAAGCTCGAAGGGAAGAAGCGCCTGCTCGACAACCAGATCGAGCTCTCGACCATCACGGTGACGTTTCACGGCGAGCGCCCGCTCGTCGCCATATCGTCGGGCGCGTTCGGCCGTGCGGCGAAACAGGCCGGTGCCGACGCGGTCAACGTCGGGGCCGCCATCGTGACCGGAGGCATCCGGCTCTTCGGTGTGCTCTTGCCGGTCGCCCTGTTGATCTTCCTGCCGTTGCTGCTGCTCGGGCGTGTGATCGTTCGGCGCTTCGTGGGGCAAAAACCTGCCCACGCCTGA
- a CDS encoding enoyl-CoA hydratase/isomerase family protein — protein sequence MSSPPVRVEVGPIARIVLDRPDKQNAMTVEMGRLMTAAVSTLNASNAPRVVLLEGEGRAFCAGGDFSLIEENSKKSPEDNRRDMLAFYSSFLAIARLRVPSIAVLHGAAVGAGLCLAMAADLRFAAREAKLGANFVRVGLHPGMGCTLLLPRLVGAAKAAELILTGKLISGEEALRIGLVNLAVPREQLRGAVTEAAHQIESAAPIAVAQAKETLAASLLSELDAALEREAACQALDFTTRDLKEAVAAFSEGRAPLFQGA from the coding sequence ATGAGCTCCCCGCCCGTCCGCGTCGAAGTCGGTCCAATCGCCCGCATCGTGCTCGACCGCCCGGACAAACAGAACGCCATGACGGTCGAGATGGGCCGTTTGATGACGGCGGCGGTGTCGACGCTCAACGCGTCGAACGCGCCCCGGGTCGTGCTGCTCGAGGGGGAAGGCCGTGCGTTCTGCGCGGGCGGAGATTTCTCGCTGATCGAGGAGAACTCCAAGAAGTCTCCGGAGGACAACCGGCGCGACATGCTCGCTTTCTATTCGAGCTTTCTCGCTATCGCGCGGCTCCGGGTTCCAAGCATCGCCGTGCTGCATGGCGCGGCCGTTGGTGCCGGGCTGTGTCTCGCGATGGCCGCCGACCTTCGGTTCGCCGCGCGCGAAGCCAAGCTCGGCGCCAACTTCGTGAGGGTGGGGCTGCACCCGGGCATGGGTTGCACGCTGCTCTTGCCGCGGCTGGTTGGAGCAGCAAAGGCGGCCGAGCTGATCTTGACGGGCAAGCTGATCTCCGGTGAGGAAGCGCTGCGCATCGGACTGGTCAACCTGGCGGTGCCGCGTGAGCAACTGCGCGGCGCGGTGACGGAAGCCGCGCACCAGATCGAGAGCGCCGCGCCGATCGCGGTCGCGCAGGCGAAGGAAACACTCGCGGCCTCGCTGTTGTCGGAGCTCGATGCGGCCCTCGAGCGCGAAGCGGCCTGTCAGGCCCTCGACTTCACCACGCGCGACCTCAAAGAAGCCGTCGCAGCTTTTTCAGAAGGCCGCGCGCCGCTATTTCAGGGCGCGTGA